Proteins from one Corynebacterium testudinoris genomic window:
- a CDS encoding PspA/IM30 family protein, giving the protein MANPFVKAWKYLMALFDSKIEENADPKVQIQQAIEDAQRQHQELSQQAAAVIGNQRQLEMQLNRRLGEIEKLQANTRQALQLADKARNEGDDKKAVEYENAAEAFAAQLVTAEQSVEDTKQLHDQSLQQADQAKQAVERNAMALQQKVSERTKLLSQLEQAKMQEKVSESLQSMNAITNGSTPNLDQVREKIERRYANALGQAELAQNSVEGRMAEVQQAGIQMAGHSRLEQIRAEMQGGNQLSSGADKALEGGAQPSANVSNDAVAQRMKELRGE; this is encoded by the coding sequence ATGGCTAACCCCTTCGTCAAGGCATGGAAGTACCTCATGGCGCTGTTCGACTCGAAAATCGAGGAGAACGCGGACCCGAAGGTGCAAATTCAGCAGGCCATCGAGGACGCCCAGCGTCAGCACCAGGAGCTGTCCCAGCAGGCAGCCGCCGTCATCGGCAATCAGCGCCAGCTGGAAATGCAGCTCAACCGCCGCCTGGGTGAGATTGAAAAGCTGCAGGCTAATACTCGTCAAGCACTCCAGCTGGCCGACAAGGCCCGCAACGAAGGCGATGACAAGAAGGCGGTCGAGTACGAAAACGCCGCTGAAGCCTTCGCCGCACAGCTCGTCACCGCCGAGCAGTCCGTCGAAGACACCAAGCAACTCCACGACCAGTCCCTGCAGCAAGCCGACCAGGCCAAGCAAGCCGTCGAACGCAACGCCATGGCCCTCCAGCAAAAGGTCTCCGAGCGCACCAAGCTCCTCTCCCAGCTGGAGCAGGCCAAGATGCAGGAGAAGGTCTCCGAATCCCTGCAGTCCATGAACGCCATCACCAACGGCTCCACTCCGAACCTCGACCAGGTCCGCGAGAAGATCGAGCGCCGCTACGCCAACGCCCTCGGCCAGGCCGAGCTCGCGCAGAACTCCGTCGAAGGCCGCATGGCTGAGGTACAGCAAGCCGGCATTCAGATGGCCGGGCACTCCCGCCTTGAGCAGATCCGCGCCGAAATGCAGGGCGGCAACCAGCTCTCCTCCGGTGCCGATAAAGCTCTCGAAGGCGGAGCTCAGCCTTCCGCTAACGTCTCCAACGACGCCGTGGCACAGCGCATGAAGGAACTCCGCGGCGAATAG
- a CDS encoding glutamate ABC transporter substrate-binding protein encodes MKRSIFRTAALVSTTVIAGVALAACGSGSSSGGGDGMLGAIEAGEVTIGTKYDQPGLGLRNPDGTMSGLDVDVSQYVVDHIAEKNGWEKPNVTWRETPSAQRETLIQNGEVDLIAATYSINKGRSESVNFGGPYLVTHQALLVRDGETEITDLESLDGKILCSVTGSTPAQKVKDALPGVQLQEYDTYSSCVEALRQGNIDAMTTDATILLGYSAQAPGQFKVIEMEKDGQPFTNEYYGIGLAKDDTEGTTAINEALKEMHSSGEFDKLVDKNLGGMDAVSPGTPGDLSFLNS; translated from the coding sequence ATGAAGCGCTCCATTTTCCGCACCGCTGCTCTTGTCTCCACTACCGTTATCGCCGGCGTCGCCCTCGCTGCCTGTGGCTCGGGCTCCTCCTCCGGCGGCGGTGATGGCATGCTCGGCGCCATCGAAGCCGGCGAAGTCACCATCGGCACCAAGTACGATCAGCCTGGCCTGGGGCTTCGTAACCCGGACGGCACCATGTCCGGCCTCGATGTCGATGTCTCCCAGTACGTCGTCGACCACATCGCCGAGAAGAACGGCTGGGAGAAGCCCAACGTCACCTGGCGCGAGACCCCCTCCGCCCAGCGCGAAACCCTCATCCAAAACGGTGAGGTTGACCTCATCGCCGCGACCTACTCCATCAACAAGGGTCGCTCCGAGTCCGTCAACTTCGGTGGCCCCTACTTGGTCACCCACCAGGCACTGCTCGTCCGCGACGGCGAGACCGAGATCACCGACCTCGAGAGCCTCGACGGCAAGATCCTCTGCTCCGTCACCGGCTCCACCCCGGCCCAGAAGGTCAAGGACGCCCTCCCCGGTGTTCAGCTCCAGGAGTACGACACCTACTCATCCTGTGTTGAGGCACTGCGCCAGGGCAACATCGACGCGATGACCACCGACGCCACCATCCTCCTGGGCTACTCCGCTCAGGCTCCGGGCCAGTTCAAGGTCATCGAGATGGAGAAGGACGGCCAGCCGTTCACCAACGAGTACTACGGCATCGGCTTGGCCAAGGACGACACCGAGGGCACCACCGCCATCAACGAAGCGCTCAAGGAGATGCACTCCTCCGGCGAGTTTGACAAGCTCGTGGACAAGAACCTCGGCGGAATGGACGCGGTCTCCCCCGGCACCCCGGGCGACCTTTCCTTCCTCAACTCTTAA
- a CDS encoding DUF3046 domain-containing protein — MRLTEFHQLVEDEFGSVQGKWIVHSHVLAVYGKTPEQLIEEGEDLRAVWRQLCEEFDVPEERRLGIDRPGF; from the coding sequence ATGCGATTGACGGAGTTTCACCAATTGGTTGAGGACGAGTTTGGAAGCGTCCAGGGCAAATGGATTGTTCACTCCCACGTTCTCGCGGTCTATGGCAAAACTCCCGAGCAGCTCATCGAGGAGGGGGAGGACCTCCGCGCCGTGTGGCGTCAACTGTGTGAGGAGTTCGATGTCCCCGAGGAGCGTCGACTGGGGATAGATCGCCCCGGTTTCTAG
- the recX gene encoding recombination regulator RecX, which yields MRQADKLEQLRTALEEYAAGHGPSLFDYEAEEAKAAVRKRALGLLDQRARSRHELTQRLLQAEFPADVVDSVVDDLAEVGLINDQLFAFEWVRQRHARRGKSTRVLEQELSDKGVDPATRTEALAQIDSEDEAAMARTLAAKKARSVKHAPADRAERDKTLRRIVGVLARRGFPQGMSLNIAREALEHRIAELED from the coding sequence ATGAGGCAGGCTGACAAGCTCGAGCAGCTCCGCACTGCTCTGGAGGAGTACGCGGCCGGACATGGGCCGTCGCTGTTTGATTATGAGGCGGAGGAAGCCAAGGCCGCCGTGCGAAAGCGGGCGCTGGGGCTGCTCGACCAGCGGGCGCGTTCTCGCCATGAGCTCACTCAGCGGCTGCTACAGGCGGAGTTTCCCGCCGACGTCGTAGACAGTGTGGTGGACGATTTGGCAGAGGTCGGCCTCATCAACGACCAATTATTCGCATTCGAGTGGGTCCGGCAGCGCCATGCCCGCCGTGGGAAATCAACTCGCGTCCTCGAGCAGGAGCTCAGCGACAAAGGCGTCGACCCCGCCACTCGGACCGAAGCGCTCGCCCAGATCGACTCTGAGGATGAAGCCGCCATGGCACGAACGCTCGCGGCGAAGAAAGCCCGCAGCGTGAAACACGCTCCAGCGGACAGGGCGGAGCGTGACAAAACGCTGCGGCGGATCGTCGGCGTCCTAGCGCGGCGAGGATTCCCTCAGGGGATGAGCCTCAACATCGCGCGAGAGGCCCTTGAACACCGGATCGCCGAGCTGGAGGATTGA
- a CDS encoding helix-turn-helix domain-containing protein — translation MVTTAVLESPITTSRRAPELLLREALGGALRAFRADQGITLRELAEQARVSPGYLSELERGRKEVSSELLASVCYALGTSVADVLIEAAGSMALQSVAEELATERI, via the coding sequence ATGGTTACCACCGCTGTCCTTGAATCCCCGATCACCACGTCCCGCCGCGCCCCCGAGCTGCTGCTACGTGAGGCACTCGGTGGTGCCCTCCGCGCCTTCCGCGCCGACCAGGGCATCACACTTCGAGAGCTAGCCGAACAAGCACGCGTCTCGCCTGGCTACCTATCCGAACTCGAACGTGGGCGCAAAGAAGTCTCCTCTGAACTGCTCGCCTCCGTCTGCTACGCGCTAGGTACCTCGGTCGCTGACGTCCTCATTGAGGCCGCCGGCTCGATGGCCCTGCAATCAGTGGCAGAAGAGCTCGCAACAGAGCGAATTTAG
- the recA gene encoding recombinase RecA, with amino-acid sequence MAPKKKNSAAAPGADRQKALDSALAMIEKDFGKGAVMRLGDENRPPISVISSGNTAIDVALGIGGFPRGRIVEVYGPESSGKTTVALHAIAQAQKAGGIAAFIDAEHALDPDYAKKLGVDTDALLVSQPDTGEQALEIADMLVRSGAIDIIVIDSVAALTPKAEIEGDMGDSHVGLQARLMSQALRKMTGALHTSNTTAIFINQLREKIGVMFGSPETTTGGKALKFYSSVRCDVRRIQTLKDGQDAIGNRTRLKVVKNKVSPPFKIAEFDIMYGEGISRESSIIDLGVENGIVKKSGSWFTYEGDQLGQGKEKARLLLKETPELADEIERKIFSKLGIGPDAANGEGTDLSDDPVDMVPNVDFDDDEDATAAGE; translated from the coding sequence ATGGCACCGAAGAAGAAAAATTCTGCTGCGGCCCCGGGCGCCGATCGCCAGAAGGCACTCGATTCCGCGTTGGCGATGATCGAGAAGGACTTTGGTAAGGGCGCTGTTATGCGCCTCGGTGATGAAAACCGCCCGCCGATCTCGGTGATCTCTTCGGGCAACACGGCTATCGATGTCGCTCTTGGTATCGGCGGTTTCCCGCGTGGCCGCATCGTCGAGGTCTATGGTCCGGAATCCTCCGGTAAGACCACCGTCGCGCTTCACGCTATTGCTCAGGCGCAAAAGGCCGGCGGCATCGCGGCTTTCATCGATGCTGAGCACGCGCTCGATCCGGATTACGCCAAGAAGCTCGGCGTGGACACGGACGCCCTGTTGGTGTCCCAGCCGGATACCGGCGAGCAGGCCCTGGAGATCGCGGACATGCTGGTCCGCTCCGGCGCCATCGACATCATCGTGATTGACTCGGTCGCCGCGTTGACCCCCAAGGCTGAGATCGAGGGTGATATGGGTGATAGCCACGTCGGCCTGCAGGCCCGCCTGATGAGCCAGGCGCTGCGCAAGATGACCGGCGCCCTGCACACCTCCAACACCACCGCCATTTTCATCAACCAGCTGCGTGAAAAGATCGGCGTGATGTTCGGCTCCCCGGAAACCACCACCGGTGGTAAGGCCCTCAAATTCTACTCCTCCGTGCGGTGTGATGTCCGGCGAATCCAGACCTTGAAGGACGGGCAGGATGCCATCGGCAACCGCACCCGACTCAAGGTGGTGAAGAACAAGGTGTCGCCGCCCTTCAAGATCGCTGAGTTCGACATTATGTATGGCGAGGGCATTTCCCGCGAGTCCTCCATCATCGATCTGGGTGTGGAAAACGGCATTGTGAAGAAGTCTGGTTCCTGGTTCACCTATGAGGGCGACCAGCTGGGCCAGGGCAAGGAGAAGGCCCGCCTGCTGCTCAAGGAGACCCCGGAATTGGCGGATGAAATCGAGCGCAAGATCTTTTCCAAGCTGGGAATCGGGCCCGATGCTGCCAATGGTGAAGGCACCGACCTCAGCGATGATCCGGTAGACATGGTCCCCAACGTCGATTTCGACGATGACGAGGATGCCACCGCAGCCGGAGAGTAA
- a CDS encoding amino acid ABC transporter permease, with translation MTELWADLGPRLWPAFWITIQLTVYSAIGSMILGTILTAMRVSPVAMLRGMASFYINIVRNTPLTLIILFCSFGLYQNLGFAMASRDSSTFLVDNNFRLAVLGFIIYTSAFVAESLRSGINTVHFGQAEAARSIGLTFPQIFKEIIFPQAFRAAIVPLGNTLIALTKNTTIASAIGVAEASLLMKSTIEVHANMLFVVFGIFALGFIILTLPTGLAIGRLSTRMTVRK, from the coding sequence ATGACCGAACTCTGGGCTGATCTTGGCCCACGGCTGTGGCCAGCATTTTGGATCACCATCCAGCTGACCGTGTATTCCGCCATTGGATCAATGATCCTCGGCACCATCCTCACAGCCATGAGGGTCTCCCCCGTCGCAATGCTGCGCGGGATGGCGTCCTTCTACATCAACATCGTGCGCAACACCCCGTTGACGCTCATCATCTTGTTCTGCTCCTTCGGTCTGTACCAGAACCTCGGCTTCGCGATGGCCAGCCGAGACTCCTCCACCTTCCTGGTTGATAACAACTTCCGTCTCGCGGTGCTGGGCTTCATCATCTACACCTCAGCTTTCGTCGCCGAGTCCCTGCGCTCCGGCATCAACACGGTGCACTTTGGTCAGGCGGAGGCCGCGCGATCCATCGGGTTGACGTTCCCCCAGATTTTCAAAGAGATCATCTTCCCCCAAGCTTTCCGCGCCGCGATTGTGCCGCTGGGCAACACACTGATTGCGTTGACGAAGAACACGACCATCGCCTCCGCCATCGGCGTCGCCGAAGCCTCGCTGCTGATGAAGTCCACCATTGAGGTGCACGCCAACATGCTCTTCGTCGTGTTCGGCATCTTCGCACTCGGATTCATCATCCTCACACTGCCCACTGGTCTGGCCATTGGTCGACTCTCCACCCGAATGACGGTGAGGAAGTAA
- a CDS encoding TerC family protein produces the protein MTVPLWIWVATIVLIAGFFIFDFYSHVKTPHEPTLKESAVWSAFYVGLALLFGVFVYFMWDHQHGVEYFTGYVTEKALSVDNLFVFALIMGAFKIPRKYQQKVLLIGIALALLFRLAFILLGAAVIAAWSDVFYLFAIFLLWTAIKLIWDEANDTPETDPNDMRVIKLLRKVVPVTPGYHGDSLITRFKGKRALTPLFVALVAIGMVDIMFAFDSIPAIYGITTEAYLVFTTNAFSLMGLRQMYFLLDGLLDRLVYLPYGLGLILAFIGVKLMLHALHENNLPFVNGGENVLVPEIPTELSLLVIIGILVVTVLLSLWRNHYDKSQGAIDTRVRAPEWDHELTDEEMNGSEVPAAEASAPADPPERT, from the coding sequence TTGACTGTTCCCTTGTGGATCTGGGTGGCCACCATTGTGCTCATCGCCGGATTCTTCATCTTCGATTTCTACTCCCACGTCAAAACTCCGCACGAGCCGACTCTCAAGGAATCGGCCGTGTGGTCAGCGTTCTACGTGGGCCTGGCGTTGCTCTTTGGCGTCTTCGTCTACTTCATGTGGGACCACCAACATGGAGTGGAGTACTTCACCGGCTACGTGACGGAGAAGGCGCTCAGCGTCGATAACCTCTTCGTCTTCGCGCTCATCATGGGCGCCTTCAAGATCCCGCGCAAATACCAGCAGAAGGTGCTGCTCATCGGCATCGCCCTGGCGCTGCTCTTCCGGCTTGCCTTCATCCTGCTGGGCGCCGCGGTCATTGCGGCCTGGTCGGACGTGTTCTACCTGTTCGCCATCTTCCTGCTGTGGACGGCCATCAAGCTCATCTGGGACGAGGCAAACGACACCCCGGAGACCGACCCCAACGACATGCGCGTGATCAAGCTCCTGCGCAAGGTTGTCCCCGTCACCCCGGGCTACCACGGCGACTCGTTGATCACCCGCTTCAAGGGCAAGCGCGCCCTGACGCCGCTGTTCGTCGCCCTCGTGGCCATCGGCATGGTGGACATCATGTTCGCCTTCGACTCCATCCCTGCGATCTACGGCATCACCACCGAGGCCTACTTGGTCTTCACTACCAACGCCTTCTCCCTCATGGGTCTGCGCCAGATGTACTTCCTGCTCGACGGACTGCTCGATCGCCTGGTGTACCTGCCCTACGGGCTGGGTCTCATCCTCGCGTTCATCGGTGTCAAGCTCATGCTCCACGCGCTGCACGAGAACAACCTGCCGTTTGTCAATGGCGGCGAGAACGTCCTGGTCCCGGAGATTCCGACGGAGCTATCGTTACTGGTCATCATCGGCATATTGGTGGTCACAGTCCTGTTGTCGCTGTGGCGAAACCACTATGACAAGTCCCAGGGCGCCATCGATACTCGAGTTCGTGCACCCGAGTGGGACCACGAGCTCACTGACGAAGAGATGAACGGCTCGGAGGTTCCGGCGGCCGAGGCTTCCGCCCCGGCCGATCCTCCGGAACGCACTTAA
- a CDS encoding YciI family protein produces MNHFAIHYLYAADSEDIVRVRPEHRQFLGELRDKGQLVGSGPYTDGLGGALIIIRLPEPATISDAEELMDQDPFTQQHCLAGRTVREWNPVINVFS; encoded by the coding sequence ATGAACCATTTTGCAATCCACTACCTCTATGCCGCTGATTCGGAAGACATCGTGCGGGTCCGTCCGGAGCATCGGCAGTTTTTGGGCGAGCTCCGCGACAAGGGCCAACTCGTCGGATCCGGCCCCTACACCGACGGGCTCGGCGGCGCGTTGATCATCATTCGCCTGCCCGAGCCCGCGACCATCTCCGATGCCGAGGAGTTGATGGATCAGGATCCCTTCACCCAGCAGCACTGCCTCGCGGGCCGCACCGTCCGGGAGTGGAATCCGGTCATCAACGTCTTTTCTTAA
- a CDS encoding biotin transporter BioY, protein MTSTDTSRPARSSRSGVQDLAYITVFAALLVVLAFVAIPVGTAGVPIVLQNAAVILAGLVLGGRRGFLAVALFLGLGLIGLPVLAGGRTTLAALAGPTVGYLVGYLISAAVAGWIAYRAPARKRGVQAVYFILAGVIGLFLQYFFGALGLVWRAGLSIGEAALAQVPFLVPDAGKMAVMVIIALGIHAAFPDLLSRKK, encoded by the coding sequence ATGACATCCACCGACACTTCTCGCCCGGCCCGCTCCTCGCGCTCCGGCGTGCAAGACCTCGCCTACATTACAGTATTCGCCGCCCTGCTCGTCGTTCTGGCATTTGTCGCCATCCCGGTCGGCACGGCCGGCGTGCCGATCGTCCTGCAAAACGCCGCCGTCATCCTGGCAGGACTTGTCCTTGGTGGCCGCCGTGGGTTCCTGGCCGTCGCACTCTTCCTCGGCCTTGGCCTCATCGGTTTGCCCGTCCTCGCCGGTGGCCGGACCACTCTCGCTGCCCTCGCCGGGCCGACGGTCGGCTACCTAGTCGGCTATCTCATCTCCGCGGCCGTGGCCGGATGGATCGCCTACCGTGCACCGGCTCGCAAGCGCGGCGTGCAGGCCGTCTACTTCATCCTTGCTGGGGTGATTGGCCTGTTCCTGCAGTACTTCTTCGGCGCCCTTGGGCTCGTGTGGCGTGCGGGCCTCAGCATCGGCGAAGCCGCCCTGGCCCAGGTCCCCTTCCTCGTCCCCGATGCTGGCAAGATGGCTGTCATGGTTATCATCGCCCTGGGTATTCACGCTGCTTTCCCGGATCTTCTCTCCCGCAAAAAGTAA
- a CDS encoding amino acid ABC transporter permease, with protein sequence MSVRATVLYDAPGPRGRQLNRIITAATAAITIAILAWVLWTLQANGQLTAAKWSPFLDSLTWKTYLLPGLWGTLKAAFASILLALILGVLLGLGRLSEQTWLRWICAVIVEFFRAIPVLLLMIFAYQLFAIYNLVAPRQLAFAAVVFGLTMYNGSVIAEILRSGINSLPKGQTEAARTLGMSHRQTMWFILLPQAVAAMLPALIAQMVIALKDSALGYQIGYVEVVRSGIQSASANQNFLASLVVVAIIMILINWALTALAQRIERQLRAGRARRNIVAKVPELPDQGLATKDNVNVDWHDPDYVEIKNPGQ encoded by the coding sequence ATGTCTGTACGCGCAACAGTCCTGTACGACGCCCCCGGCCCCCGCGGCCGGCAACTCAACCGGATCATCACCGCTGCTACCGCCGCCATCACCATCGCAATCCTCGCGTGGGTCCTGTGGACTCTGCAGGCCAACGGTCAGCTCACCGCCGCCAAATGGAGCCCGTTCCTCGACTCCCTGACGTGGAAGACATACCTCCTTCCTGGCCTGTGGGGCACGTTGAAGGCCGCCTTTGCCTCCATCCTGCTCGCACTCATCCTCGGTGTTCTTCTCGGCCTGGGTCGCCTGTCCGAGCAAACGTGGCTGCGGTGGATCTGTGCCGTCATCGTCGAGTTTTTCCGCGCCATTCCGGTGCTGCTGCTCATGATCTTCGCCTACCAGCTCTTTGCCATCTACAACCTGGTAGCACCCCGTCAGCTGGCCTTCGCAGCCGTCGTCTTCGGCCTGACCATGTACAACGGCTCCGTCATCGCGGAGATCCTGCGTTCCGGCATCAATTCCCTGCCCAAGGGCCAGACTGAAGCAGCACGCACGCTCGGCATGTCTCACCGCCAGACCATGTGGTTTATCCTGCTCCCGCAGGCCGTCGCGGCCATGCTGCCGGCACTGATCGCGCAGATGGTCATCGCGCTGAAGGATTCCGCTCTGGGCTACCAGATCGGCTACGTCGAGGTCGTTCGCTCCGGCATTCAGTCGGCGTCCGCGAACCAGAACTTCCTCGCTTCCCTCGTCGTCGTGGCGATCATCATGATCCTCATCAACTGGGCTCTGACTGCCCTCGCCCAACGCATCGAGCGCCAGCTCCGTGCGGGCCGAGCTCGTCGCAACATCGTGGCCAAGGTTCCCGAGCTCCCCGACCAGGGTCTGGCCACCAAGGACAACGTCAACGTCGACTGGCACGATCCCGACTACGTCGAGATCAAGAACCCGGGTCAGTAG
- the pgsA gene encoding CDP-diacylglycerol--glycerol-3-phosphate 3-phosphatidyltransferase — protein MSGATTPSTTAGKPSNFNLPNVLTSLRILFIPVFAWLVLKGDNQHTSWMWWSFAVFALLMYTDKLDGDIARSRGLITDFGKIADPIADKALMTTALVCLNITGALPIWVTILIVIREFGITFWRLYMLRRGLVVPASKGGKIKTVLQTLAVALYLIPFPSWMDIPVFIVMLAAVVVTVVTGVQYLLDSRQKQ, from the coding sequence GTGAGTGGAGCAACGACACCTTCGACAACGGCCGGCAAGCCCAGCAACTTCAACCTGCCGAACGTTTTGACCAGCCTGCGCATTTTGTTCATCCCGGTGTTCGCGTGGCTCGTCCTCAAGGGTGACAATCAGCACACCTCCTGGATGTGGTGGTCATTCGCGGTGTTCGCGCTGCTGATGTACACCGACAAACTCGACGGGGATATCGCGCGCAGCCGCGGTCTCATCACCGACTTTGGCAAAATCGCCGATCCCATCGCCGACAAAGCGCTCATGACCACCGCGCTCGTGTGCCTCAACATCACCGGCGCGTTGCCGATCTGGGTGACCATTCTCATTGTTATCCGCGAGTTCGGCATCACCTTCTGGCGCCTGTACATGCTCCGCCGCGGCCTCGTCGTCCCCGCCAGCAAGGGCGGCAAAATCAAAACCGTCCTGCAAACGCTCGCCGTCGCGCTGTACCTCATTCCATTCCCCAGCTGGATGGACATCCCCGTCTTCATCGTCATGCTCGCCGCCGTGGTGGTCACCGTGGTCACCGGAGTGCAATACCTCCTGGATTCTCGGCAAAAGCAATGA
- a CDS encoding CinA family protein, whose product MIQELISALRIRRQTISFCESLTAGLAAATVADVPGASAVLRGGLVTYATDLKHTLAHVPQQLLDAHGPVSAPTAAAMATGCRSVCGSDWAVSLTGVAGPEGQDGHPVGEVWLGFAGPGGVDTQVLHLSGSRREIREAAVAQALAGVLERVREQNNLSKR is encoded by the coding sequence ATGATTCAGGAGCTTATCAGCGCCCTCCGTATCCGGCGTCAGACGATCTCCTTCTGTGAGTCCCTCACTGCCGGCCTCGCGGCCGCCACCGTGGCCGACGTACCCGGCGCCTCCGCGGTCCTGCGTGGTGGCCTGGTCACCTACGCCACCGACCTCAAGCACACGCTGGCCCACGTCCCCCAACAGCTTCTCGACGCCCACGGGCCCGTCTCCGCCCCCACCGCAGCCGCCATGGCAACAGGCTGCCGCAGCGTCTGCGGCTCCGACTGGGCCGTATCACTCACCGGTGTCGCTGGCCCGGAGGGCCAGGACGGACACCCCGTGGGAGAGGTATGGCTGGGCTTTGCTGGGCCCGGGGGCGTCGATACGCAGGTGCTGCACCTGAGCGGATCTCGCCGCGAGATCCGGGAGGCAGCCGTCGCTCAAGCGCTGGCCGGAGTGCTCGAGCGAGTGCGGGAACAAAATAATCTAAGCAAGCGTTAA
- a CDS encoding energy-coupling factor ABC transporter ATP-binding protein: MPSIIFHDVSVHFDGDVEPVLRHIDLQLEESRIGIIGANGSGKSTLARLINGLGEPTEGQVLVDDRDVAKHGRDIRRHVGFVFSDAENQIIMPQVRDDVAFSLRRLKLSREERNKRVDAALDRFGLTHLADASPHTLSGGQKQLLALAAVLVIEPDLIIADEPTTLLDLRNRSRIAREFSRLSQQLIVVTHDLEILDDFDRVICLDRGQVVADGAPDEVTAFYRRLMAEHPA; encoded by the coding sequence ATGCCCAGCATCATCTTCCATGACGTCTCCGTGCACTTCGACGGGGACGTCGAACCCGTTCTCCGCCACATTGACCTGCAGCTGGAAGAAAGCCGCATTGGCATCATTGGTGCCAACGGCTCGGGCAAGTCGACCCTCGCCCGGCTGATCAATGGCCTCGGCGAGCCGACGGAAGGGCAGGTGCTGGTTGATGACCGGGACGTCGCCAAGCATGGCCGCGACATCCGCCGACATGTCGGCTTTGTGTTCTCCGATGCCGAAAACCAAATCATCATGCCCCAAGTGCGTGACGACGTCGCCTTTTCCCTCCGCCGCCTCAAACTGTCACGGGAAGAGCGCAACAAGCGTGTCGACGCCGCCCTCGATCGCTTCGGTCTCACCCACCTCGCCGATGCCTCACCCCACACGCTTTCGGGTGGCCAAAAGCAACTGCTCGCGCTAGCGGCGGTGCTGGTGATTGAACCCGACCTCATCATCGCAGACGAACCCACTACCCTTCTCGACCTGCGCAACCGCTCTCGCATCGCCCGAGAATTCTCCCGGCTGTCACAGCAACTCATCGTGGTCACCCACGATCTGGAGATCCTCGACGACTTCGACCGGGTCATCTGCCTCGACCGCGGACAGGTCGTAGCCGACGGAGCTCCTGACGAGGTCACCGCCTTCTATCGGCGGCTCATGGCGGAGCACCCAGCGTGA
- a CDS encoding energy-coupling factor transporter transmembrane component T family protein → MRNIPLGVYVPGDTLVHRTPAGWKFVALLSYILATTIAVKTWPLAVACLAVVSLFYVLARIPARLAVQQTAPVLPVLLVLGAFQWWQRGWEFAAVTVVVLLSSVAAAALLTLTTTIAELMAAIENGLAPFARFGLPVETISLAISLTIRLIPLQLATVTEVLAARKARGAGFSIAAFGTPVMVRSIRRARLLAEALIARGVAD, encoded by the coding sequence GTGAGAAACATCCCCCTCGGTGTCTACGTTCCCGGCGACACCCTCGTCCACCGCACCCCGGCCGGATGGAAGTTCGTGGCACTGCTTAGCTACATCCTCGCCACGACGATCGCGGTCAAGACCTGGCCACTTGCCGTCGCCTGCCTCGCCGTAGTCAGCCTCTTCTACGTCCTCGCCCGCATTCCCGCGCGCCTGGCCGTGCAACAAACCGCTCCGGTCCTGCCAGTATTGCTGGTGCTGGGCGCATTCCAATGGTGGCAGCGCGGCTGGGAATTCGCCGCCGTCACCGTCGTTGTTCTTCTCTCCTCCGTTGCCGCCGCGGCCCTTCTTACCCTCACCACCACAATCGCCGAACTCATGGCCGCCATCGAGAACGGGCTCGCGCCCTTCGCGCGCTTCGGACTGCCCGTAGAGACCATCTCCCTGGCCATCTCGCTGACAATCCGGCTCATCCCGCTCCAGCTGGCGACCGTCACAGAGGTGCTCGCCGCGCGAAAGGCTCGCGGGGCTGGCTTTTCCATTGCAGCTTTTGGCACGCCCGTCATGGTGCGCTCGATCCGTCGCGCACGCTTACTGGCTGAAGCCCTCATTGCGCGCGGTGTCGCTGACTAA